The following proteins are co-located in the Streptomyces bottropensis ATCC 25435 genome:
- a CDS encoding ABC transporter substrate-binding protein, which yields MRSVRLRILASLLVLAVAAIGGWQLLPAQLDASRTITVGTTDTVTSLDPAGAYDAGSWAMFSSVFQSLLTFEPGGAVPVPDAARSCAFVGNALLVYRCTLRPGLTFPSGRAVTGKDVKYSFDRVKRINAEVGPATLLDTLRSVTASGLSVDFRLSSPDATFPFKVATGAGSIVDRTKYPANRLRTDAGADGTGPYSLTSFTNEQARLTPNRAYRGIARTTGSPVLMRYYKNSPALQQAWKARRVDVVTRTLPPGTLADLSPSDPDQRVTEADSTETRNLVLDVRADSPLHDRRVRQAMAALINREKLVADVYQGTTDPLYSLIPAGITGHTTSFFDANPQPDPQRARRLLDEAGVSMPVRFTYGYAEGRGSSAAEAAELKEQLEASGLFYVTTKAYEWTEFQKRYAEGKLDAYGVGWVADYPDPDTFGGPLVGTGGSLSNGYSSEQADRLIKNSQRYADRGRAVSDFKELQEVVAQDVPMIPLWQRKEYVLSSEDVGGAQYLSDGTGVFRLWRLEWI from the coding sequence ATGCGGTCGGTTCGCTTACGGATTCTCGCGTCGCTGCTGGTGCTGGCGGTCGCGGCGATCGGCGGCTGGCAGTTGCTGCCCGCCCAGCTGGACGCGAGCAGGACGATCACCGTCGGCACGACCGACACGGTCACCTCGCTGGACCCGGCCGGCGCCTACGACGCGGGTTCCTGGGCGATGTTCAGCAGTGTGTTCCAGTCACTGCTGACCTTCGAACCGGGCGGCGCGGTACCGGTGCCCGACGCCGCGCGGAGCTGTGCGTTCGTCGGCAACGCCCTCCTGGTCTACCGCTGCACCCTGCGTCCGGGCCTGACGTTCCCGAGCGGCCGCGCGGTCACCGGCAAGGACGTCAAGTACTCCTTCGACCGGGTCAAGCGCATCAACGCGGAGGTCGGCCCGGCCACGCTGCTCGACACCCTGCGGTCGGTCACCGCGAGCGGGCTCTCCGTCGACTTCCGTCTCTCCTCGCCGGACGCCACCTTCCCGTTCAAGGTGGCCACAGGCGCCGGGTCGATCGTCGACCGCACGAAGTACCCGGCGAACCGGCTGCGCACCGACGCCGGCGCCGACGGCACCGGCCCCTACTCCCTGACCTCCTTCACGAACGAGCAGGCCCGCCTCACCCCCAACCGTGCCTACCGGGGCATCGCCCGCACCACCGGCAGCCCCGTCCTCATGCGCTACTACAAGAACTCGCCCGCGCTGCAGCAGGCGTGGAAGGCGCGGCGGGTCGACGTCGTCACGCGCACGCTGCCGCCCGGGACGCTGGCCGACCTGTCCCCCAGCGATCCCGACCAGCGGGTCACCGAGGCCGACAGCACCGAGACCCGCAACCTCGTGCTCGACGTGCGGGCGGACTCGCCCCTGCACGACCGCCGGGTACGGCAGGCGATGGCCGCGCTGATCAACCGCGAGAAGCTGGTCGCCGACGTCTACCAGGGCACCACCGACCCGCTCTACTCACTCATCCCGGCAGGCATCACGGGCCACACCACCTCGTTCTTCGACGCGAACCCCCAGCCGGACCCGCAGCGGGCCCGCCGCCTCCTCGACGAGGCGGGCGTCAGCATGCCGGTGCGCTTCACGTACGGCTACGCCGAGGGCCGGGGTTCGTCCGCCGCCGAGGCCGCCGAACTGAAGGAGCAGCTGGAGGCGAGCGGGCTGTTCTACGTGACGACCAAGGCGTACGAGTGGACCGAGTTCCAGAAGCGGTACGCCGAGGGCAAGCTCGACGCGTACGGGGTGGGCTGGGTGGCCGACTACCCCGACCCCGACACCTTCGGCGGGCCCCTCGTCGGCACCGGCGGCTCCCTGAGCAACGGCTACAGCAGCGAGCAGGCCGACCGTCTCATCAAGAACAGTCAGCGCTACGCGGACCGCGGCCGGGCCGTGTCCGACTTCAAGGAGCTGCAGGAGGTCGTGGCGCAGGACGTGCCGATGATCCCGCTGTGGCAGCGCAAGGAGTACGTACTCAGCAGCGAGGACGTGGGAGGGGCGCAGTATCTGTCGGACGGGACCGGGGTGTTCCGGCTGTGGCGGCTGGAGTGGATCTGA
- a CDS encoding ATP-binding protein — MLRRDSFRLPRHPASVGLVRRRVREHLVDWGHGEGSAALDDIVLVVSELATNVVRHGPLLEREFEVAVTALADGSCFIEVSDEGTAEPRLQEVGEWAETGRGLRLVEHLAGAWGVWSRGRHGKTVWALVGVP, encoded by the coding sequence GTGCTGAGACGCGACTCCTTCCGGCTGCCCCGCCATCCGGCGTCCGTGGGCCTGGTCCGACGACGCGTGAGGGAACACCTGGTCGACTGGGGGCACGGGGAGGGTTCCGCCGCCCTGGACGACATCGTGCTCGTGGTCTCCGAGCTGGCGACCAACGTCGTACGCCATGGCCCTTTGCTGGAGCGGGAGTTCGAGGTGGCCGTGACCGCGTTGGCGGACGGTTCCTGCTTCATCGAGGTCTCGGACGAGGGGACGGCCGAGCCCCGGCTCCAGGAGGTGGGGGAGTGGGCCGAGACGGGGCGCGGGTTACGGCTCGTGGAGCACCTCGCGGGGGCGTGGGGGGTGTGGAGCCGGGGGCGGCACGGGAAGACGGTGTGGGCGTTGGTGGGGGTGCCGTAG
- a CDS encoding TetR family transcriptional regulator — protein sequence MILETALRLFQERGYDKTTMRAIAKEAGVSVGNAYYYFAGKEHLIQGFYDRIGAEHLVAVRPVLEREKDLEARIAGVLKAWLDVAEPYHEFAAQFFKNAADPQSPLSPFSPESEGPREESIAIHREVLAGSKAKVPDELREILPELMWLSLMGLVLYWVFDRSEGRARSYRLAERGARLTTRGVSLARFRALRPLVREVHELFTDFLPGMTKVLPDPGAAGRKD from the coding sequence CTGATCCTGGAGACCGCGCTGCGCCTCTTCCAGGAACGCGGGTACGACAAGACGACGATGCGGGCCATCGCGAAGGAGGCCGGGGTCTCCGTCGGGAACGCGTACTACTACTTCGCCGGCAAGGAACACCTGATCCAGGGGTTCTACGACCGGATCGGCGCCGAGCATCTGGTGGCGGTGCGGCCCGTGCTGGAGCGGGAGAAGGATCTGGAGGCGCGGATCGCCGGGGTGCTCAAGGCGTGGCTGGACGTGGCGGAGCCGTACCACGAGTTCGCGGCGCAGTTCTTCAAGAACGCGGCCGATCCGCAGAGTCCGCTCAGCCCCTTCTCGCCCGAGTCGGAGGGGCCGCGCGAGGAGTCCATCGCCATCCACCGCGAGGTGCTCGCCGGGTCCAAGGCCAAGGTTCCGGACGAACTCCGGGAGATCCTGCCCGAGTTGATGTGGCTGTCCCTGATGGGGCTCGTCCTGTACTGGGTCTTCGACCGCAGTGAGGGGCGCGCCCGCAGCTACCGGCTCGCCGAGCGCGGCGCCCGGCTGACGACCCGGGGTGTCTCCCTCGCCCGGTTCCGCGCGCTGCGCCCCCTGGTCCGCGAGGTCCACGAGCTGTTCACGGACTTCCTGCCGGGCATGACGAAGGTGCTGCCGGACCCGGGGGCGGCGGGCCGGAAGGACTGA
- a CDS encoding thiol-disulfide oxidoreductase DCC family protein: MSTMAEPATADRGAERVPVRGLTVLYDVGCGLCAFLRGWLGRQRQLVPLTFVAAGSQEARRLFPSLDHGATLEEITIVGDGGQVYRGSAAWIVCLWALREHRPLAHRLSTPAGARFARTAVLAAAKWRGTHRQPGSGCGSGGAELTGWVYDRRYGWLYRAPDCDTGTCPTR; this comes from the coding sequence ATGAGCACCATGGCCGAGCCGGCCACCGCGGACCGGGGCGCCGAGCGCGTCCCGGTCCGCGGGCTCACCGTGCTGTACGACGTCGGGTGCGGGCTGTGCGCCTTCCTGCGGGGGTGGCTGGGCAGGCAGCGGCAGTTGGTGCCGCTGACGTTCGTGGCTGCGGGATCCCAGGAGGCGCGGCGGTTGTTTCCGTCGCTCGATCACGGGGCGACGCTGGAGGAGATCACGATCGTCGGGGACGGCGGGCAGGTGTACCGGGGGTCCGCCGCCTGGATCGTGTGTCTGTGGGCGCTGCGCGAGCACCGGCCGCTCGCGCACCGGCTGAGCACCCCGGCGGGGGCCCGGTTCGCGCGCACCGCCGTACTCGCCGCCGCGAAGTGGCGCGGTACCCACCGGCAGCCCGGCTCGGGCTGCGGGAGCGGCGGAGCCGAGCTGACGGGATGGGTGTACGACCGGCGGTACGGGTGGCTGTACCGCGCGCCCGACTGCGACACCGGTACCTGCCCGACTCGTTAG
- a CDS encoding VOC family protein encodes MSDNESYELLGFDNLLLPVGDLGQAVSFYERAGFDVNFRLDEAGIAGLKVGKETPGLLLRVEEELPQRPPVWAPARVWLEVPDARAAARALAAAGVAPIDAPFSVATGWTVEFADPWGNVIGLTDYTKRPELARTG; translated from the coding sequence ATGTCAGACAATGAGTCGTACGAGCTGCTCGGATTCGACAACCTCCTCCTCCCCGTCGGCGATCTCGGCCAGGCCGTGTCCTTCTACGAGCGAGCCGGGTTCGACGTGAACTTTCGGCTGGACGAGGCCGGGATCGCGGGGCTGAAGGTCGGCAAGGAGACGCCCGGTCTGCTGCTGCGGGTGGAGGAGGAGCTGCCGCAGCGGCCGCCCGTGTGGGCGCCCGCGCGGGTGTGGCTGGAGGTGCCCGACGCGCGGGCCGCCGCACGAGCCCTCGCGGCGGCGGGCGTGGCCCCGATCGACGCGCCGTTCTCCGTCGCCACCGGATGGACCGTCGAGTTCGCGGACCCCTGGGGGAACGTCATCGGGCTCACGGACTACACCAAGCGGCCGGAGTTGGCCCGCACCGGATGA
- a CDS encoding DNRLRE domain-containing protein: MTRKERNGRRVPGGRTTAVVLTAALAATGITFIGLGLDEPGPNGRSSGDRKAKPVSDATALARAAKTGKSVEVTALRTARSTTWARPDGKLAKKLYSSPVRAKVGGEWKAIDYDLHRTGKGWEPKATNTRMVFSAGSEPTRDDKERASRSTAHRVSLLRGLTAATTAEASTLVTLTVDGHDINLTWPGAVPAPIVDGSRALYPEIFPGADLVLTADDDGFAQLLVLKDRQAAADPRAKQLTYGITSADLSFRLNPITGVLAAEDADGEEVALSPTPLMWDSSGAPAVTDGSVGASAQPTDAESPDPDDSSTPTPGDDVSPTEEELVETDEQTDPDPEELPVGTDDPAPTPSDSPPPSAPAEPTPEPSQSGSAATLSLPGLDGPSPDSRGELVETDLSGANWLLTPDQDFLRDPATTYPVFVDPSVKKHIQAWTTAYSRHPNATFYNGKGFNKGGTHEARVGFESDTWGTSRSYFNMYFDKDLKGTKIVSAKLYMLETYSWSCSARSMSVHLTGKVSGRTNWRNAPKLHDGNKITSKSFAHGYKSGCRDAWEGFNVRTAAQKKADEGRDTITFGMRARDENSQYAWKKFMANGENPPVLELVYNRKPTAPTALDLGPDAKCTTTQPYVRMGSGSLTFTAKASDKDKNLEYLDFDLWPHGKWATTGDLLGKTGKVTVGKDKDSALRTTDEFSTSKLTNGTLYSWRVRARDDAGSYSPFSPAKTPCRFVLDTAAPKSPKVGSADFPNADTDENGFGSGADDSKWSTKKFGTAGTFTVRALNTDVIRYEYGFNSASYPFQLDRKAGTATTVSATLTNAKPPTAGPNVLYVRTVDAAGNVSQPSKYFFYVSPRDQADSPGDFTGDKLPDLMAVTEAGNLSLYPSQATNDLAKGSGDLDYSMAGAYRSNPDKDPNGDDLPPYVAAPSGHFKGALVTHNGDVYGGDGLQDLVVRVGGRLWVYPGDGYGAVNIDKRVEILLPEGAPSPASLTQIVSTGDATGDGRTDFFATAGDELWALTGYHGATIDQAIRLSGSAWTERDIVTVLDITGDGVTDMVYRTDEHAQLMLRKGKAASGGGTDLDSLSSGADSSGGTDLEYGSAGWSNANVPLLIGTPDANGDGIPDIWTVRSDGSVRFYAGGKTVLSGSGTEIIAPASYWKTRVAIG, encoded by the coding sequence ATGACGCGCAAGGAGCGCAACGGGCGTCGCGTGCCCGGCGGACGGACCACCGCCGTCGTACTCACCGCGGCGCTCGCTGCCACCGGCATCACTTTCATCGGCCTCGGCCTGGACGAGCCAGGCCCGAACGGCAGGTCGAGCGGCGACCGGAAGGCGAAACCGGTCTCCGACGCCACCGCGCTCGCGCGGGCCGCGAAGACCGGGAAATCCGTCGAGGTCACGGCGCTGCGCACGGCGCGGTCGACGACGTGGGCGCGGCCCGACGGCAAGCTGGCCAAGAAGCTCTACTCCTCCCCCGTCCGAGCCAAGGTGGGGGGTGAGTGGAAGGCCATCGACTACGACCTCCACCGCACGGGGAAGGGCTGGGAACCGAAGGCCACCAACACCAGGATGGTGTTCTCGGCCGGCTCCGAGCCGACGCGTGACGACAAGGAGCGTGCCTCCCGGTCCACCGCGCACCGGGTCTCCCTGCTCAGAGGCCTCACGGCAGCCACCACCGCCGAGGCGAGCACTCTCGTCACCCTCACTGTCGACGGTCACGACATCAACCTCACCTGGCCCGGCGCCGTCCCCGCCCCGATCGTCGACGGCTCGCGCGCCCTGTACCCGGAGATCTTCCCTGGTGCCGATCTGGTGCTGACGGCCGACGACGACGGCTTCGCGCAGTTGCTGGTCCTCAAGGACCGGCAGGCCGCGGCCGACCCGCGCGCCAAGCAGCTCACCTACGGCATCACCTCGGCGGACCTGTCGTTCCGGCTGAACCCGATCACCGGCGTCCTCGCCGCCGAGGACGCGGACGGTGAAGAGGTCGCGCTCTCGCCTACGCCGCTGATGTGGGACAGCAGCGGCGCCCCGGCGGTCACCGACGGCTCGGTCGGCGCCTCCGCCCAGCCCACCGACGCGGAGAGCCCCGACCCCGACGACTCGTCCACCCCCACGCCGGGCGACGACGTGAGCCCGACCGAGGAAGAACTCGTCGAGACGGACGAGCAGACCGACCCGGACCCCGAGGAACTCCCGGTGGGCACGGACGACCCCGCGCCCACTCCGTCGGACTCCCCGCCGCCGTCCGCACCGGCCGAGCCGACGCCCGAGCCCTCGCAGTCCGGCTCGGCGGCCACCCTGAGCCTGCCCGGTCTCGACGGCCCGTCCCCCGACTCCCGTGGCGAGCTGGTCGAGACCGACCTGTCCGGAGCGAACTGGCTGCTCACCCCCGACCAGGACTTCCTCCGCGACCCGGCCACCACGTATCCGGTCTTCGTCGACCCGTCGGTCAAGAAGCACATCCAGGCCTGGACCACCGCGTACAGCAGGCACCCCAACGCCACGTTCTACAACGGCAAGGGCTTCAACAAGGGTGGTACGCACGAGGCCCGGGTCGGCTTCGAGTCCGACACCTGGGGCACCTCGCGCTCGTACTTCAACATGTACTTCGACAAGGACCTCAAGGGTACGAAGATCGTGTCGGCGAAGCTGTACATGCTGGAGACGTACTCCTGGTCGTGCAGCGCCCGTTCGATGAGCGTGCATCTCACCGGCAAGGTCAGCGGACGCACCAACTGGAGGAACGCTCCCAAGCTGCACGACGGGAACAAGATCACCAGCAAGAGCTTCGCGCACGGCTACAAGTCCGGTTGCCGGGACGCATGGGAAGGCTTCAACGTCCGTACGGCCGCCCAGAAGAAGGCCGATGAAGGCCGGGACACCATCACGTTCGGGATGCGCGCCCGGGACGAGAACTCGCAGTACGCGTGGAAGAAGTTCATGGCCAACGGGGAAAATCCGCCCGTGCTCGAACTCGTCTACAACCGCAAGCCCACCGCCCCCACCGCCCTCGACCTCGGCCCCGACGCCAAGTGCACCACCACCCAGCCGTACGTCCGGATGGGATCGGGAAGTCTGACCTTCACCGCGAAGGCGTCCGACAAGGACAAGAACCTCGAATATCTCGACTTCGACCTGTGGCCGCACGGCAAATGGGCGACGACGGGCGACCTTCTCGGCAAGACCGGAAAAGTCACCGTGGGCAAGGACAAGGACAGCGCGCTGAGGACGACCGACGAGTTCTCCACCAGCAAACTGACCAACGGCACCCTCTACTCCTGGCGGGTGCGGGCCAGGGACGACGCGGGATCGTACTCCCCGTTCTCCCCGGCCAAGACACCGTGCCGCTTCGTCCTCGACACAGCCGCGCCCAAATCGCCCAAGGTCGGCTCCGCCGACTTCCCCAACGCCGACACCGACGAGAACGGCTTCGGCAGCGGCGCCGACGATTCGAAGTGGAGCACCAAGAAGTTCGGCACGGCGGGCACCTTCACCGTGCGCGCCCTCAACACCGACGTGATCCGGTACGAGTACGGGTTCAACTCGGCCAGCTATCCCTTCCAGCTGGACCGCAAGGCAGGCACCGCGACCACCGTCAGTGCCACGCTGACCAACGCCAAACCGCCCACCGCCGGTCCCAACGTGCTGTACGTGCGGACCGTGGACGCCGCGGGCAACGTGTCACAGCCGTCGAAGTACTTCTTCTACGTCTCCCCTCGCGACCAGGCCGACTCGCCCGGCGACTTCACCGGGGACAAGCTCCCGGACCTGATGGCCGTCACCGAGGCGGGCAACCTCTCCCTCTACCCCTCCCAGGCCACCAACGACCTCGCCAAGGGTTCCGGCGACCTGGACTACTCGATGGCCGGCGCCTACCGCTCCAACCCGGACAAGGATCCGAACGGCGACGATCTGCCGCCGTATGTCGCCGCGCCCTCCGGTCACTTCAAGGGTGCCCTGGTCACCCACAACGGGGACGTCTACGGCGGTGACGGCCTCCAGGACCTGGTGGTGCGCGTCGGCGGCAGGCTGTGGGTGTATCCCGGCGACGGTTACGGTGCCGTCAACATCGACAAGCGCGTGGAGATCCTGCTGCCCGAGGGGGCTCCCAGCCCGGCCTCGCTGACGCAGATAGTCTCCACGGGTGACGCCACCGGCGACGGCCGTACCGACTTCTTCGCCACCGCGGGCGACGAACTGTGGGCTCTCACCGGCTACCACGGCGCCACCATCGACCAGGCGATCCGTCTGTCGGGCTCCGCCTGGACCGAGCGTGACATCGTCACCGTCCTGGACATCACCGGCGACGGTGTGACGGACATGGTGTACCGCACGGACGAGCACGCCCAGCTGATGCTCCGCAAAGGCAAAGCGGCGAGCGGCGGCGGCACCGACCTGGACTCCCTGTCGTCCGGCGCCGACTCCTCCGGCGGCACCGACCTCGAGTACGGTTCCGCCGGCTGGTCCAACGCCAACGTCCCCCTGCTCATCGGAACGCCGGATGCCAACGGGGACGGCATCCCCGACATCTGGACCGTGCGTTCCGACGGCTCGGTCCGCTTCTACGCCGGTGGCAAGACGGTCCTGTCCGGCTCGGGCACGGAGATCATCGCACCCGCGAGCTACTGGAAGACCCGGGTCGCCATCGGCTGA